One candidate division WOR-3 bacterium genomic region harbors:
- a CDS encoding helix-turn-helix domain-containing protein — translation MNTDKITQEITLYREIGKLLKDIRKRARLTQKDVGIRLGFSQKSGRVYVSRLERGLIENPSLWLILEFLNICEKPWPAFFEKLASIYFMKKHDKIMAQIPSTKYYKKIDRDVAKFTHSIETKFSEKQKIKPLTQDKKEQMTVQFAKHRVNIEPIEQEITKLLGETQVPIILNQFYKAFAREYYSLLRKTSVSSVSSVTNQRLNQIQDKWIKKGLQPEFLEKVKEIVVRYISAQHNPDI, via the coding sequence ATGAATACGGATAAAATCACCCAAGAAATTACTTTATATAGAGAAATCGGTAAACTTCTAAAGGATATTAGGAAGAGAGCGCGTTTAACGCAAAAAGATGTCGGCATAAGATTGGGGTTTTCACAAAAAAGCGGTAGGGTATATGTTTCAAGATTGGAACGAGGATTAATTGAAAATCCTTCTTTATGGTTAATTTTAGAGTTTCTTAATATTTGTGAAAAACCATGGCCAGCATTTTTTGAAAAGTTAGCCAGTATCTATTTTATGAAAAAACACGATAAGATTATGGCACAAATACCGAGCACTAAGTATTATAAGAAGATTGACCGGGATGTTGCTAAGTTTACTCATAGCATTGAAACAAAATTTTCTGAAAAGCAGAAGATTAAACCGCTAACTCAAGATAAGAAAGAGCAGATGACAGTCCAATTCGCTAAACATCGGGTCAATATTGAACCAATTGAGCAGGAGATTACTAAATTGCTGGGTGAAACTCAAGTGCCCATAATCTTAAATCAATTTTATAAAGCATTTGCTCGGGAATATTATAGTCTACTGAGAAAAACTTCAGTGTCGTCGGTAAGTTCAGTGACTAATCAGAGATTAAATCAGATTCAAGATAAGTGGATTAAGAAAGGATTGCAACCAGAGTTTTTAGAAAAGGTAAAAGAGATTGTGGTAAGGTATATTTCCGCACAGCATAATCCAGATATTTAA